A single genomic interval of Psychroserpens sp. NJDZ02 harbors:
- a CDS encoding outer membrane protein assembly factor BamD: MKNLFYILITFLFFTSCSEYQKALKSEDIAVKFTMGEQLYKEGKFNKASRLFTQIVPAYRGKPQAEKLMFLDADCYYQTQQHYLSGFRFESFAKSYPKSEKVEEAYYKSALSYAELSPVYSKDQHDTDHALEKLQLFANLYPESEFMPKINQLAKDLQYKLELKAYSIGKQYNHIADFKASISTFDNFIADFPGTSLRGKAQFYRFDSAYHLAMKSVESKKEERLNTAISYYNSFKKTDSELELVGDADKMIEDLKEQLEKYSTKS, translated from the coding sequence ATGAAGAATTTATTTTACATCCTAATCACATTTTTATTTTTCACTTCTTGTAGTGAATATCAAAAGGCGCTAAAGTCTGAAGATATTGCTGTAAAATTTACTATGGGTGAACAACTGTATAAAGAGGGTAAGTTTAATAAGGCTAGTCGCTTGTTTACACAGATCGTGCCCGCTTACAGAGGGAAGCCTCAAGCAGAAAAATTAATGTTTTTAGATGCGGATTGTTATTATCAAACACAACAGCATTATTTATCAGGTTTTAGATTTGAAAGTTTTGCAAAATCATATCCTAAAAGTGAAAAAGTTGAAGAAGCTTATTATAAAAGTGCTTTAAGTTATGCAGAGTTGTCTCCTGTTTATTCTAAAGACCAACACGATACAGATCACGCATTAGAGAAATTACAATTGTTTGCTAATTTATACCCTGAGTCAGAGTTTATGCCTAAAATTAATCAATTGGCTAAGGATTTACAGTATAAATTAGAGTTAAAGGCATACAGTATTGGTAAACAATATAATCACATTGCAGACTTTAAGGCGTCTATAAGTACTTTTGATAATTTTATCGCAGATTTTCCAGGAACATCATTACGTGGTAAAGCACAGTTTTATAGATTTGATTCCGCTTATCATTTAGCGATGAAGAGTGTAGAATCAAAAAAAGAAGAAAGATTAAATACTGCTATTTCATATTATAACAGCTTTAAGAAAACAGATTCTGAATTAGAACTTGTTGGAGATGCTGATAAGATGATAGAAGATTTAAAAGAAC
- the dapA gene encoding 4-hydroxy-tetrahydrodipicolinate synthase, translated as MNNPFLGTGIAIVTPFNDDLTVDYNALEKIVEFNITNGTDYIVVSGTTGESVTVTKQEKKDICAAIIKYNKGRLPLVLGIGGNNTLAVVEEIKTTDLSAFAGILSVTPYYSKPTQEGMYQHFKAIAEVCPVDIILYNVPGRTAKNMTPETTLRLAKDFKNVVAVKEAGNNMAQYLELIRDKPEHFSVISGDDDLALGVVLAGGAGVISVIGQALPKAFSAMITLGLEGKAKEGYALHFKMMKIIDLIFSENNPAGIKAVLNNLNLCNKTVRLPLVEATEELQNSIADFMSSFNKS; from the coding sequence ATGAATAACCCTTTTTTAGGCACAGGAATAGCAATTGTAACTCCGTTTAATGACGATTTAACAGTGGATTATAATGCTTTAGAAAAAATTGTAGAATTTAACATTACCAATGGGACTGATTATATAGTAGTAAGTGGGACCACAGGAGAAAGTGTAACTGTAACCAAACAAGAAAAAAAAGATATATGCGCAGCTATAATAAAGTATAATAAGGGACGCTTACCCTTAGTTTTAGGTATTGGAGGTAATAATACATTAGCAGTTGTTGAAGAAATTAAAACTACTGATTTATCTGCTTTTGCCGGCATTTTATCGGTGACACCGTATTATAGTAAGCCGACTCAAGAAGGAATGTATCAACATTTTAAAGCTATAGCTGAAGTTTGTCCTGTAGATATTATTTTATATAACGTGCCAGGAAGGACAGCTAAAAATATGACACCAGAAACGACACTACGTTTAGCTAAAGATTTTAAGAATGTAGTGGCGGTAAAAGAAGCTGGGAATAATATGGCACAATATTTAGAATTAATTAGAGATAAGCCAGAACATTTTTCTGTGATTTCTGGAGATGACGATTTAGCTTTAGGTGTTGTTTTAGCAGGAGGAGCAGGAGTGATCTCAGTGATTGGTCAAGCGTTGCCTAAAGCCTTTTCTGCAATGATAACGTTAGGGTTGGAAGGTAAAGCTAAAGAGGGCTATGCTCTCCATTTTAAAATGATGAAGATAATTGATTTAATTTTTTCTGAAAATAATCCAGCAGGTATTAAAGCGGTATTAAATAATTTAAATCTTTGTAATAAAACAGTAAGATTACCGTTAGTGGAAGCGACGGAAGAGCTTCAGAATAGTATTGCTGATTTTATGAGTAGTTTTAATAAAAGTTAA
- a CDS encoding DUF6913 domain-containing protein: protein MILKGFKEKSNKKYINKCTKSRVLVSNNAVIKTIGVLVDSQQFSDLEWINQLAKSLKVNANNLKILSLFNNKKEGIALFGNTFSEKDLGWKGHLKSQTAKDFIAINFDLLINLYETDALALQLVTAATNAQFKVGIYNARQDINDLIIETKLVDKSIFKTELIKYLNILNKISNE from the coding sequence ATGATTTTAAAAGGATTTAAAGAAAAATCTAATAAAAAGTATATTAATAAATGTACGAAAAGCAGAGTGCTAGTATCAAATAACGCGGTTATTAAAACTATTGGCGTATTGGTAGATAGTCAACAATTTTCTGATTTAGAATGGATTAACCAGTTAGCAAAAAGCTTAAAAGTTAATGCTAATAACCTTAAAATTTTATCTCTTTTTAATAACAAAAAAGAAGGGATAGCACTTTTTGGTAATACTTTTTCTGAAAAAGATCTAGGGTGGAAAGGTCATTTAAAATCTCAGACAGCAAAAGACTTCATTGCCATCAACTTTGATTTGTTAATAAATTTATACGAAACAGACGCTCTGGCCTTACAATTAGTGACCGCTGCAACCAATGCACAATTTAAAGTCGGCATTTATAATGCACGACAGGACATAAACGATTTAATTATTGAAACTAAATTAGTCGATAAGTCCATCTTTAAGACCGAGTTAATTAAATATCTAAACATTTTAAATAAAATAAGTAATGAATAA
- a CDS encoding 5'-nucleotidase C-terminal domain-containing protein yields MNYKHLFILLSIVLLSSCKQDTYSLSKIEGKKITITDTLAIDPDIDAYIKPFRESLNKDMNTVLSYAPETYSKNDGDLNTAIGNLMADAVLQESDPIFNKRTGKNIDMVLLNHGGIRSIISKGNITTRTGFEIMPFENSIVVVALKSQQIDSLVTYLSKAKRPHPVSGIQLTLDKEYSITEALVNNKPIEKDKTYYVATNDYLYNGGDGMRFFQTNDSLYVLDYKIRNAMLDYFKKVDTIKPVIDNRFIQTK; encoded by the coding sequence ATGAATTACAAACACCTCTTTATCTTGCTTTCGATTGTTTTGTTGTCGTCATGCAAACAAGATACTTACTCCTTAAGTAAAATCGAAGGAAAAAAAATAACCATAACGGATACATTAGCTATTGATCCCGATATTGATGCTTACATAAAACCATTCCGCGAAAGCCTTAATAAGGACATGAATACCGTATTATCTTATGCTCCTGAAACGTATAGTAAAAATGATGGTGATTTAAATACAGCTATTGGTAATTTAATGGCTGACGCGGTTTTACAAGAAAGTGATCCTATTTTTAATAAAAGAACTGGAAAAAACATTGATATGGTCCTTTTAAACCATGGCGGTATCCGATCTATCATATCAAAAGGTAATATTACTACAAGAACTGGTTTTGAAATTATGCCTTTTGAAAACAGTATTGTTGTTGTTGCACTAAAAAGTCAACAAATAGATAGCTTAGTAACTTACTTAAGTAAAGCAAAACGTCCACACCCTGTTAGTGGAATACAATTAACTTTAGATAAGGAGTACAGCATTACAGAAGCCTTAGTCAACAACAAACCTATTGAAAAAGACAAGACTTATTACGTAGCGACCAACGATTACCTATATAATGGTGGTGATGGTATGCGCTTTTTTCAAACTAATGACAGTTTATATGTCTTAGATTATAAAATTAGAAATGCCATGTTAGACTACTTTAAAAAGGTAGACACTATAAAACCAGTAATTGACAATAGATTTATCCAAACTAAATAA
- a CDS encoding bifunctional metallophosphatase/5'-nucleotidase yields MKRRHFIQQATAATALITVGGYGLQSFATTAKTKKITILHTNDVHSHIDAFGPEDGRNANQGGVARRATLIENIRTENPNTLLLDAGDIFQGTPYFNYYGGELEFKLMSRLKYDLATIGNHDFDNGIDGLYAQLPHASFGFVSANYDFSNTVMDTHVKPYQVFKKEGIKIGVFGLGIELDGLVDKTMSKETKYLDPIEAAQEMTRILKTDEKCDLIICLSHLGYNYKKNPKKISDLSLAKATKDIDLIIGGHTHTFLPKPTVAQNLEGKNVLVNQVGCYGINLGKIDFYFEPDSTKKAEGISIIV; encoded by the coding sequence ATGAAACGTAGACACTTTATACAACAAGCAACAGCTGCTACAGCATTAATTACAGTTGGTGGTTATGGATTACAATCTTTTGCGACTACTGCTAAAACAAAAAAAATAACCATTTTACATACTAATGATGTACATAGCCATATCGATGCTTTTGGTCCTGAAGATGGTCGAAATGCTAATCAAGGTGGTGTTGCAAGACGTGCCACTTTAATTGAAAATATTAGAACAGAAAACCCAAATACCTTATTATTAGATGCGGGAGATATTTTTCAGGGTACACCCTACTTTAATTATTATGGTGGCGAGTTAGAATTCAAGCTTATGAGTAGGCTTAAATATGACTTAGCAACCATTGGAAATCATGATTTTGATAACGGGATTGATGGCTTATATGCGCAATTACCACACGCCAGTTTTGGATTTGTATCCGCCAACTATGATTTTTCAAATACCGTAATGGACACACATGTTAAACCTTATCAAGTCTTTAAAAAAGAAGGGATTAAAATAGGTGTCTTTGGATTAGGAATAGAATTAGATGGTTTGGTAGATAAAACAATGTCTAAAGAGACTAAGTACTTAGATCCGATTGAAGCCGCACAAGAAATGACCCGTATTTTGAAAACAGACGAAAAATGCGACTTAATTATTTGCCTTTCTCATTTAGGTTATAATTACAAGAAAAACCCAAAGAAAATAAGTGATTTAAGTTTAGCTAAAGCGACTAAAGACATAGATTTAATTATTGGAGGACACACGCATACTTTTTTACCTAAACCAACAGTTGCACAAAATTTAGAAGGTAAAAATGTGCTAGTTAACCAAGTTGGTTGCTATGGTATTAATCTAGGTAAAATCGATTTTTACTTTGAACCAGATAGCACTAAAAAAGCAGAAGGAATATCAATTATAGTTTAG